A window of Parambassis ranga chromosome 18, fParRan2.1, whole genome shotgun sequence genomic DNA:
CATGAGGCTAGGGCTGCAGCCATCAGCAGCAACTCTGCTATCAATCCCTGACACTTAAAGATCCCATTAACACAGATATACCTGCACTGATGCCGATATTCCATTGATGCTGAAGTCTTGCATTCCCAGTTGAATTTTATTCACTTGATCTTTCAAACTCTACTAAATTTATGCTAAATTATGGAAAAATCATATAAAATCAAATTGTATTGATCAATCAAGTGATCTGAGAATTATTTCCTGTAAAGATCTTGTTAATTTTTTAGACTGTAAAATTGTGAAATTGCCATTGTTATTCTCTAAAGCCCCAATTAACAGTAATAAGTAATATACATGATCaatgaaatatttataataatgcTAATAACTTACAGTTAATCAACAAAATAGCTTCAGAGTACAGGTCACTTTGGAAGGTGTACTGGGGAAGCCTTTAGTCCCACTATGCTCAGTTTAGTCCAAAAGTGATGCAATATACCAGATATTTAATCAATACTTTTTTATGATATTTGAAGTTTCAGCCTCTCTTTACCTAATATCTTAAAAAAGTGTGCATTGATTTGCATGTtgtaaacagtgtgtgatgTGCTTGACCACTGGTCacttacctttttttttttagatatcaAGCTGGTGCTGGAGTGCCGAAGCTTCACGCTACCTCAGCAGTTGACTCCAAAGTACAAAGAGCCGGGGAACCACAACAGCGGGGAGGACATGGTGCGCACCTGTAAGTACAGCCGCAACATTGAGCCTCTTCTGTTATGTGTGGCTTTGAATCATACATTGACCTCAATCAGAGCTCTGTTTTGTGTCATGCATGATGAGTAAATAAAAGCCCCATTGACTGACATATCTATGTTACTGTGTGCGTTTGTGCAGATCTTTGGAGGTGCCAGTTTCTGCTGCCACTGGTGTCTCTGGGTCTGGTGGTGTTGGCAGGCCTGACCGGGTTCTGCGCCTGTCTCTGCAGAAGCCTCACCCCCACTCTGGGGATTGGAGTGCTTCACCTGCTGGCTGGTAAGACCTGCTCAGCAGTATCACTTATAAGGAATAGGCCAAGTCTTTATGACTCATCATAGGAATTGAATACAATAGATCCTTGAAATAATGAATCACTAATGGAGGCTATGGGTGTGTGAAACACTTATTAGCAACAAAAAGAATTTAAATTAGTTAGGCTGAACATAGAGGCTCTGTACTGAGGACCACGAGTAAACAAAATGATGGATTAATGCCTGTTCAGTATATTTCATGTGTGTTGAAGCATCAGAAAATCCCTCTTAATACTGCCACCTGTGGCCATTAAGTGAACTGCACAATCCATATGTTAAGCTGGCATCCTGGGCATCAATAAAGTCAATTCTACTAATCTACTTATATGTGGGTGTTATCTGTTGGCAAGCAAACCAACTGTTGtattttgctaaaaaaaaaaagcattagcATTAGGGAAGCTAACTTTAGCTAGTATTGGACATTGGTAACAACTAGTTCTCTCCCAGTCTGTGTCAGTTCTGACTGAACTCTAGGTGCTCTCCACAAACATAGAATTAACATGATTTACACTGGTGtaaatgttaaaatggctgAATGTCATTTACCTGCTGCAGTTTCTTGGTGGCTCTTGGTGTTGTGCATGCAGACGTGACTGCAGTGAGACACTTGATCAGAGCCATCGTTAACGTTATGAGTAACACCTGTCAAAGAGTAGCAGCTCTGCAGAAGGAAGAGGATCTGTGTTTGGGATTTCACCCACATGAACCTGCTCATTGATTGTTATGCTTCCTCTGCCTGCAGGTCTCTGCACTTTAGCCACAGTGTGCTGCTACCTGGCCGGGATGGACCTGCTCCACAGGGTGTCGATGCTGCCCGAGAAGGTGGACGGTTCTCTTGGTTGGTCCCTTTACCTGGCACTCATTTCCTCACCGCTCCACATGATGGCCGCCGCACTCCTGGTGTGGGCGGCACGCAGCCACAGTCAGAACTACTACCGCATGACCGCCTACCGGGTTGCGTAGACGGCAATAGGCCTGTTTAAAATTATACCACCAAGATGCATTTCATAATGACCTCAGAGGAGTGAGATGTGGGTTAATCTGTGCATTTCAGATTATAGTAGTAGTGACTCTTATCTGCTGCATTAAAAGATTGGATTTTCATCACTGTAGAGGTTACAGAATTGGTTTGAAAAGGTCAACCAGGAGGAGGGTGTGTATAGTGCAGCATATGTTTGGCTCAGACAAACTTAAAGCTTTTAGCTGTGCCCCAGTTTCATACCACACATATTAATCACAAcatgtttgaaatgtgttcATGTTAGCCTTACACCAAATTAAGTGCACACATTAAGCAACAATAAAGAACCAGTTCTTAGAAACACTCATTTGTGAGGGATTCCAACCAAACAGGTTTCACATTTGACTCATCAcggctgtgtgtgcacagcttgTTGTTGTACTCTCAGTAACATCCCTGCCCTCCTATTGTACAGTGTTATCATAGCAGCTGCACCCATTACATTGAAATAGTTATGTAACGTGTCTATTTAGAAATCAGCCCGTCCAAGTCTAATAAACAATGATGTGTTGTATTTTTACACAAAGATATTAATAAGAGCCTGTGAACACAATATGGAGTGTGTGGTATGGAATTGGGAAACACTTAATTGTTCTGTTGACTGAATGTTTCAGTCATCACACTTTAAATGTCAGCTGGGTGTGGTAGCAGCTTGTTGCATTTAAACACATAGCTGTAATGTATACTGTTATGTTTTGTTCAGCTGCTTCAACAGCGAGGAGtacacacaacatgacacacGATGACTATTCTTGTAACTGTTTTAAAaaagttgtcattttttttgtaatcttcagtgatatttatttatttatttattgcagtTATGTTTATAATTTCTTACCCAGTGTATCGTTTTTTTGATATTTACACgtatatttttattgttttgactGATTTTgtagaaaatatgaaaaaaaaggttttcaatACAGTAGTTGTAATTTAACCTTATGTTTTGTAGACCTCATACACTCATTTGAATCATACAGAAAAGAAATAGGgccactataaaaaaaacaaaggtatTTGAGAAACAAAATTTAAATTTCAAATCCAATTTAAAATTCTAATGAAAAATCTCTGCAGAGGTGATTTTAATTTTAGaattttgaggaaaaaaagtttttttaataataataataagaatttAATTTCAGAttcttaataataatattaaataataatttttttaaatgtatttatttatttcagaattCTTCGCCTGTTTTCCTGAAAAATTctaaaattaaaatcataataaattattattattattattatttgaaattaaattataaaaaggtaagatattttaaatattattattacaactaataattattatgattactactaatcataataattattattactgttataATACATTATAATAGTAATAATGAATTCGGAGTCAAATTTTTTATagtgctttatttttttctgtaaaatctTTTTGGtatttactattatttatatatatttcattcatttatattGTTTCCCTTTTCTTCACTTTTTACTTCCCCTGTCATTAccattatggaaaaaaaaaatcaaacacgTGAACAGACACAACAAGATTTAAGGGAAATAGTTGTTCCCTGTTTGGCATTATGAATGTACTTTAAAGGCCATATTATGATAAGCTACAGTATTCCTTTGCACTTAAAATCATTTTGAACATATCCCGAATATTGCTGTAGTGATCAGTAGTGAATTTCTATTTTTGACAATGTAAATATCTACACATTTGGAAAAGATGTCATTACATGTGAGACCATGCTGTATGTGTATAAagtttcatgaatatctgtgaaatgatgatgatgcgCTGTTTGTGGTCAGATAGGTCTCATTTAGAAACCAGATTGTATTTCACATACTCAGCCTTTGAAAGTGTTCTATCCCTGAATGCATTGTTGCATAATGTTTGTGAATCTACAGTGAAAGTGTTCATCCTCCAGCTGTGAGCTGAatattgtgtgtgagtgtgtgtaagcatACACATGCTGTCATTTCAATTAAAATCTTTCTTATAAATGTATTTGAGAGTCACATCAGTTTCACTCCTCTTTTTTCGATGCGAATCCTTGCTGCTCCGGCTGCACCTGGATTGCAGGAACCACCACTCGTCGCTTCCTCGCCAGGTAGAGGGCGATGCCTTTCTCATAGTAAGCACCTTCATTGATGAAAAAAGGATAAAGAGGTTCGTTGCCTTTGTATGTCAGTGTTTCCCCCGAGAAAGTCTGGAACAGAGGGTCTTCAGGGTGAAGCAGGCAGAAGTCTCGGTCCTGTTTGGGATAAGGATGTTGTAAAACTCAAGATACTCAATATATATACAGgattaagaaaaagaaaagctttatttttttccccaatggGGAAATAGCGTACAAAGTTAGGCTGTACCTGGAGATGAGGATGaatagctgctgtgatgttgtgGGTCTCACTGTCCCGTGGGTAGTCGATGTGTTTAATCAAGGTGTACACGTCAACAAATCCTCCTTCAAACACAGTACCTGATgataaaagcagcacatgatcaATGGTTGCTGtattttttgtctgatttgAAGAAATCAGATTTGAAGAAATCAGACAGATaatatatatatcttatatatatatatctttgtGATGTTATCATTTCCAAATATGTATCCATAGTAACTACATTTGATATCTCATTCTCTCATATATCATTTGATATATTGTGCGACCCTTAAGGTCTTCTACAGACTTAGAAAAGAAGGGGAGGTAAGTTGGCTGCAATCTGCAACTTCACCACTAGGTGCCACTTAGTCCttcacactggtcctttaattaTTAAATGATTTTTGCTGTTTAGCAAAAAAAGAGACCAGAAATGTCACTTGGCATCTTGTCTTTGTTTGTACCTGAGTTAAAGAGACGGACCCAGTTGAGCATGTGCTGCACGCCCACTTTCATTGCTGTGTAGATGTTTGATCTCACCACGCCGTGCGGCTGAGGGCCAAGCTCCAAGGCTGCAGGAAAAAGGTTTTAGTAAATATCCATCTTGGATCTAAATTATTTTGATAAAgttttgagagaaaaaaaaacgtacCAAAGCCGTGTTTTCCCACTGAATCAAGTGAAAAGGATTCCTTATCTGCGATGTCAAAATGGATGAATCTTATTGGTGTATCTGGCATCTCCCTCTGAAAGAGAGTCATTTCAGTTCAGTGCATGATGAAGTCATTTCTACATGAGCATGTAAGAGCCTTTTCTACTAGCCTGCAGATGTCTGAATATGTGCATGCAGATCCAGTCA
This region includes:
- the LOC114450895 gene encoding claudin domain-containing protein 1-like, which translates into the protein MVDNRYATALVIACVLSILATVYLSVAVGTQHWYQYSSPTVRGEANVSELRSLYEEFMDGEFDEKTYSDTLFRLNGTVGLWWRCVLVPSNAHWYKEPDIKLVLECRSFTLPQQLTPKYKEPGNHNSGEDMVRTYLWRCQFLLPLVSLGLVVLAGLTGFCACLCRSLTPTLGIGVLHLLAGLCTLATVCCYLAGMDLLHRVSMLPEKVDGSLGWSLYLALISSPLHMMAAALLVWAARSHSQNYYRMTAYRVA
- the LOC114450601 gene encoding N-acyl-aromatic-L-amino acid amidohydrolase (carboxylate-forming) B-like — encoded protein: MEVDQVVRLPRLSRVAVCGGTHGNELSGVYLVKELLKEERKVMEEDEKKLVSVLLVLSNLPAMQQCHRYVDTDLNRSFTHATLNDPISDVAPYEVIRARELNAMLGPKGSPEAVDLVCDLHNTTANMGLCLIAYSDRDWICMHIFRHLQREMPDTPIRFIHFDIADKESFSLDSVGKHGFALELGPQPHGVVRSNIYTAMKVGVQHMLNWVRLFNSGTVFEGGFVDVYTLIKHIDYPRDSETHNITAAIHPHLQDRDFCLLHPEDPLFQTFSGETLTYKGNEPLYPFFINEGAYYEKGIALYLARKRRVVVPAIQVQPEQQGFASKKEE